One segment of Solanum lycopersicum chromosome 1, SLM_r2.1 DNA contains the following:
- the LOC101246461 gene encoding uncharacterized protein isoform X2, whose product MEKMDSINLCKTDEADVEAEAEEGNEGGGAEDINSAVSGIIDDSVKENSNLLGVIKPHSLLPQPEVPAGVAIIVSPGEMNRSQSMPESFDMPAIGKFFREKSNSLSSAITKRLSSMRDQFDDEKVVIKSESQQVTEFDLSGMKVIVNLKPPVKKLPGRVSFFSRSNCRDCTAVRSFLHKENLNYVEINVDVYPKREKELIERTGSANVPQIFLNDKLLGGLVALNSLRNSGMLEKKFAEMLAGKCPEDAPAPPVYGFDDDYEEQNDEMVDIVRVLRQKLPIQDRIMRMKIVKNCFSGGELVEVLIHHLDCGRKKAVEIGKNLARRHFIHQVFGENEFEDGKHFYRFLEHEPFVPKCYNFRGSTNDNEPKDVAVLGQRLGKIMSALLESYASDDRHHIDYIGISNSEEFRRYTNLIQDLHRVNLLNLSADEKLAFFLNLYNAMAIHAVIRIGHPGGMIDRRAFFSEFQYMVGGYSYSLSGLKDGILRSNRRAPFTLMRPFPSGDRRLEMAFQKVNPLIHFGLCNATRSSPAVRFFTPQNVESELRYAAREYFQRDDAMQVDLSKRTVYLNRMIKWYNTDFGQEKEILKWITGYLDATKAGLLTHLMGDCGPVNVVYSSFDWSPNA is encoded by the exons ATGGAGAAAATGGATTCTATCAATTTGTGCAAAACAGACGAAGCAGACGTAGAAGCAGAAGCAGAAGAAG GGAATGAAGGAGGAGGAGCGGAAGATATTAATTCAGCTGTTTCTGGAATTATCGATGATTCAGTTAAGGAAAATAGCAACTTATTAGGTGTGATTAAGCCGCATAGCTTGTTGCCGCAACCGGAGGTACCTGCCGGAGTAGCGATTATTGTATCTCCAGGTGAAATGAACCGGTCTCAGTCGATGCCGGAGAGTTTTGATATGCCGGCGATAGGAAAATTCTTTCGTGAGAAGAGTAATAGTTTATCGTCGGCGATAACGAAGCGGTTGTCGTCGATGAGGGatcagtttgatgatgagaaagtGGTGATTAAATCGGAATCGCAGCAGGTGACGGAGTTTGATCTCTCTGGAATGAAAGTGATTGTGAACTTAAAACCTCCGGTGAAGAAGCTTCCCGGAAGAGTGAGTTTCTTCTCGAGATCTAATTGCAGGGATTGCACCGCTGTGAGGTCGTTTCTGCACAAGGAAAACCTAAACTACGTTGAAATTAACGTCGATGTGTATCCTAAAAGAGAGAAGGAACTAATTGAGAGGACCGGAAGTGCTAATGTGCCGCAGATATTTCTGAATGATAAGTTGTTAGGTGGACTGGTGGCGTTGAACTCGCTACGGAATAGCGGGATGTTGGAGAAGAAATTTGCAGAAATGTTGGCCGGAAAATGCCCGGAGGATGCACCGGCACCACCGGTTTACGGTTTCGACGACGATTACGAGGAGCAAAACGACGAAATGGTAGATATTGTAAGAGTATTGAGGCAAAAGCTTCCGATACAGGACAGAATCATGAGGatgaaaatagtaaaaaattgCTTCTCCGGCGGTGAGCTTGTGGAGGTTCTGATCCACCACTTGGACTGCGGCAGGAAAAAG GCTGTGGAAATTGGGAAGAACCTGGCGAGAAGGCattttattcaccaagtctTTGG AGAAAATGAATTTGAAGATGGAAAACACTTCTATAGATTCCTTGAACATGAGCCTTTTGTTCCCAAATGCTATAATTTTCGAGGATCCACAAATGACAATGAACCCAAGGACGTTGCTGTGTTAGGTCAAAGGCTTGGTAAAATAATGTCTGCATTACTTGAGTCTTACGCCTCTGATGATCGGCATCATATTGATTATATAGGCATCAGCAATAGCGAAGAATTTCGGAG ATATACAAATCTGATTCAGGATCTCCACAGGGTGAACCTCCTAAATCTTTCAGCAGACGAGAAGCTAGCCTTCTTTCTGAATTTGTATAATGCTATGGCCATTCATGCCGTGATCAGGATTGGTCATCCTGGGGGCATGATCGATAGGAGAGCGTTTTTCTCCGAGTTCCAGTACATGGTTGGTGGTTATTCCTATTCCCTATCAGGGCTTAAAGATGGCATACTTAGAAGCAACCGAAGAGCTCCTTTTACTCTGATGAGACCCTTCCCTAGCGGAGACAGGCGTCTGGAG ATGGCATTTCAGAAAGTTAATCCGTTAATCCATTTTGGACTGTGCAATGCAACAAGATCAAGTCCAGCAGTAAGATTTTTCACACCTCAAAATGTCGAGTCTGAACTAAGATATGCTGCAAGAGAGTATTTCCAGAGGGATGATGCAATGCAAGTTGATTTGTCCAAGAGAACTGTCTACCTCAATCGAATGATCAAGTg GTACAATACTGATTTTGGACAGGAAAAGGAAATATTGAAGTGGATTACGGGTTACTTAGATGCAACTAAAGCAGGTCTTTTGACACATCTTATGGGTGATTGTGGACCTGTTAATGTTGTTTATTCTAGTTTTGATTGGTCTCCAAATGCTTGA
- the LOC101246461 gene encoding uncharacterized protein isoform X1 yields the protein MEKMDSINLCKTDEADVEAEAEEGMISDENGNEGGGAEDINSAVSGIIDDSVKENSNLLGVIKPHSLLPQPEVPAGVAIIVSPGEMNRSQSMPESFDMPAIGKFFREKSNSLSSAITKRLSSMRDQFDDEKVVIKSESQQVTEFDLSGMKVIVNLKPPVKKLPGRVSFFSRSNCRDCTAVRSFLHKENLNYVEINVDVYPKREKELIERTGSANVPQIFLNDKLLGGLVALNSLRNSGMLEKKFAEMLAGKCPEDAPAPPVYGFDDDYEEQNDEMVDIVRVLRQKLPIQDRIMRMKIVKNCFSGGELVEVLIHHLDCGRKKAVEIGKNLARRHFIHQVFGENEFEDGKHFYRFLEHEPFVPKCYNFRGSTNDNEPKDVAVLGQRLGKIMSALLESYASDDRHHIDYIGISNSEEFRRYTNLIQDLHRVNLLNLSADEKLAFFLNLYNAMAIHAVIRIGHPGGMIDRRAFFSEFQYMVGGYSYSLSGLKDGILRSNRRAPFTLMRPFPSGDRRLEMAFQKVNPLIHFGLCNATRSSPAVRFFTPQNVESELRYAAREYFQRDDAMQVDLSKRTVYLNRMIKWYNTDFGQEKEILKWITGYLDATKAGLLTHLMGDCGPVNVVYSSFDWSPNA from the exons ATGGAGAAAATGGATTCTATCAATTTGTGCAAAACAGACGAAGCAGACGTAGAAGCAGAAGCAGAAGAAGGTATGATTTCCGACGAAAACG GGAATGAAGGAGGAGGAGCGGAAGATATTAATTCAGCTGTTTCTGGAATTATCGATGATTCAGTTAAGGAAAATAGCAACTTATTAGGTGTGATTAAGCCGCATAGCTTGTTGCCGCAACCGGAGGTACCTGCCGGAGTAGCGATTATTGTATCTCCAGGTGAAATGAACCGGTCTCAGTCGATGCCGGAGAGTTTTGATATGCCGGCGATAGGAAAATTCTTTCGTGAGAAGAGTAATAGTTTATCGTCGGCGATAACGAAGCGGTTGTCGTCGATGAGGGatcagtttgatgatgagaaagtGGTGATTAAATCGGAATCGCAGCAGGTGACGGAGTTTGATCTCTCTGGAATGAAAGTGATTGTGAACTTAAAACCTCCGGTGAAGAAGCTTCCCGGAAGAGTGAGTTTCTTCTCGAGATCTAATTGCAGGGATTGCACCGCTGTGAGGTCGTTTCTGCACAAGGAAAACCTAAACTACGTTGAAATTAACGTCGATGTGTATCCTAAAAGAGAGAAGGAACTAATTGAGAGGACCGGAAGTGCTAATGTGCCGCAGATATTTCTGAATGATAAGTTGTTAGGTGGACTGGTGGCGTTGAACTCGCTACGGAATAGCGGGATGTTGGAGAAGAAATTTGCAGAAATGTTGGCCGGAAAATGCCCGGAGGATGCACCGGCACCACCGGTTTACGGTTTCGACGACGATTACGAGGAGCAAAACGACGAAATGGTAGATATTGTAAGAGTATTGAGGCAAAAGCTTCCGATACAGGACAGAATCATGAGGatgaaaatagtaaaaaattgCTTCTCCGGCGGTGAGCTTGTGGAGGTTCTGATCCACCACTTGGACTGCGGCAGGAAAAAG GCTGTGGAAATTGGGAAGAACCTGGCGAGAAGGCattttattcaccaagtctTTGG AGAAAATGAATTTGAAGATGGAAAACACTTCTATAGATTCCTTGAACATGAGCCTTTTGTTCCCAAATGCTATAATTTTCGAGGATCCACAAATGACAATGAACCCAAGGACGTTGCTGTGTTAGGTCAAAGGCTTGGTAAAATAATGTCTGCATTACTTGAGTCTTACGCCTCTGATGATCGGCATCATATTGATTATATAGGCATCAGCAATAGCGAAGAATTTCGGAG ATATACAAATCTGATTCAGGATCTCCACAGGGTGAACCTCCTAAATCTTTCAGCAGACGAGAAGCTAGCCTTCTTTCTGAATTTGTATAATGCTATGGCCATTCATGCCGTGATCAGGATTGGTCATCCTGGGGGCATGATCGATAGGAGAGCGTTTTTCTCCGAGTTCCAGTACATGGTTGGTGGTTATTCCTATTCCCTATCAGGGCTTAAAGATGGCATACTTAGAAGCAACCGAAGAGCTCCTTTTACTCTGATGAGACCCTTCCCTAGCGGAGACAGGCGTCTGGAG ATGGCATTTCAGAAAGTTAATCCGTTAATCCATTTTGGACTGTGCAATGCAACAAGATCAAGTCCAGCAGTAAGATTTTTCACACCTCAAAATGTCGAGTCTGAACTAAGATATGCTGCAAGAGAGTATTTCCAGAGGGATGATGCAATGCAAGTTGATTTGTCCAAGAGAACTGTCTACCTCAATCGAATGATCAAGTg GTACAATACTGATTTTGGACAGGAAAAGGAAATATTGAAGTGGATTACGGGTTACTTAGATGCAACTAAAGCAGGTCTTTTGACACATCTTATGGGTGATTGTGGACCTGTTAATGTTGTTTATTCTAGTTTTGATTGGTCTCCAAATGCTTGA
- the LOC101246169 gene encoding phytosulfokine receptor 1: MGVLQVCVIFLFLGICLQAQSQNLQNLICNPKDLKALEGFVKSLETVIDFWDLGNSTNCCNLVGVTCDSGRVVKLELGKRRLNGKLSESLGNLDELRTLNLSHNFFKGPVPFTLLHLSKLEVLDLSNNDFFGLFPSSMNLPLLQVFNISDNSFGGPVPLGICENSTRVSVIKMGVNYFNGSLPVGIGNCGSLKLFCVGSNLLSGSLPDELFKLSRLTVLSLQENRFSGQLSSQIGNLSSLVHLDICSNGFSGNIPDVFDRLGKLTYLSAHSNRFFGNIPTSLANSGTVSSLSLRNNSLGGIIELNCSAMVSLVSLDLATNGFRGLVPDYLPTCQRLQTINLARNSFTGQLPESFKNFHSLSSLSVSNNSMHNIDAALRILQHCKNLSTLVLTLNFRDEELPTDSSLQFSELKALIIANCRLTGVVPQWLRNSSKLQLLDLSWNRLSGTLPPWIGDFQFLFYLDFSNNSFTGEIPKEITRLKSLISGPVSMNEPSPDFPFFLKRNVSVRGLQYNQIFSFPPTLELGNNFLTGAILPEFGNLKRLHVLDLKSNNLSGTIPSSLSGMASVENLDLSHNNLIGSIPSSLVQCSFMSKFSVAYNKLSGEIPTGGQFPTFPTSSFEGNQGLCGEHGSTCRNASQVPRDSVAKGKRRKGTVIGMGIGIGLGTIFLLALMYLIVVRASSRKVVDQEKELDASNRELEDLGSSLVIFFHNKENTKEMCLDDLLKCTDNFDQSNIVGCGGFGLVYKAILRDGRKVAIKRLSGDYGQMEREFQAEVESLSRAQHPNLVHLQGYCKYRTDRLLIYSYMENGSLDYWLHEKVDGPALLDWDLRLQIAQGAARGLAYLHLACEPHILHRDIKSSNILLDENFEAHLADFGLARIIRPYDTHVTTDVVGTLGYIPPEYGQASVATYKGDVYSFGVVLLELLTCKRPMDPCKPRASRDLISWVIQMKKQKRETEVFDPLIYDKQHAKEMLLVLEIACLCLHESPKIRPSSQQLVTWLDNINTPPDVHVF; the protein is encoded by the coding sequence ATGGGTGTGTTGCAAGTTTGTGTGATCTTTTTGTTTCTTGGGATTTGCTTACAAGCACAATCTCAAAATCTCCAGAACTTGATATGTAATCCAAAAGATTTGAAAGCACTTGAGGGTTTTGTGAAGAGTTTAGAGACAGTTATTGATTTCTGGGATTTGGGGAATTCTACAAATTGTTGTAATTTGGTAGGTGTTACTTGTGATTCTGGGAGGGTGGTGAAGTTGGAGCTTGGGAAAAGAAGGTTAAATGGGAAACTTTCTGAATCTTTAGGTAATTTGGATGAGCTAAGAACCCTTAATCTATCTCACAATTTCTTTAAAGGACCTGTTCCTTTTACACTGTTGCATTTGTCTAAATTGGAAGTATTAGACTTGAGCAATAATGATTTCTTTGGATTGTTTCCTAGTAGCATGAACTTGCCTTTGCTTCAAGTTTTCAATATATCTGATAATTCCTTTGGAGGACCAGTTCCTTTGGGTATCTGTGAAAATTCAACTAGAGTTTCTGTTATTAAGATGGgggttaattattttaatggtAGTCTTCCAGTAGGAATTGGGAATTGTGGTTCATTAAAGCTTTTTTGTGTTGGCTCTAACCTTCTGTCTGGTAGTTTGCCAGATGAACTGTTTAAGCTATCAAGATTGACTGTATTGTCTCTACAAGAGAATCGATTCTCGGGGCAGCTTAGCAGTCAGATTGGTAATCTGTCTAGTTTGGTTCATTTGGATATTTGTTCAAATGGATTTTCAGGAAACATTCCGGATGTGTTCGATAGATTAGGGAAGTTAACATATTTGTCAGCTCATTCAAATAGGTTCTTTGGTAATATACCAACTTCATTGGCAAATTCTGGGACTGTTAGTTCTCTTAGTTTGAGAAATAATTCTTTAGGGGGTATCATAGAGCTTAATTGTTCAGCAATGGTTAGTCTTGTTTCGCTTGATCTAGCTACGAATGGGTTCCGTGGGTTAGTTCCTGATTATCTTCCTACTTGTCAAAGGTTGCAAACTATCAATCTGGCTAGAAACTCTTTCACTGGACAACTGCCGGAAAGTTTCAAGAATTTTCATAGCCTTTCGTCCCTTTCAGTCTCGAACAACAGTATGCATAATATTGATGCTGCTCTCAGAATTTTACAGCATTGCAAGAACTTGTCTACGTTGGTCCTTACTCTGAATTTTCGGGATGAGGAGTTGCCTACTGATTCTAGCCTGCAGTTTAGTGAGCTGAAAGCTCTCATTATTGCCAATTGCAGGCTAACTGGAGTTGTTCCTCAGTGGTTGAGAAATAGCTCAAAACTGCAACTGTTGGACTTGTCATGGAACCGTTTGTCGGGAACACTTCCACCTTGGATTGGAGATTTCCAGTTTCTATTCTATCTGGATTTTTCCAACAACTCGTTTACCGGGGAGATTCCGAAAGAAATTACCAGATTGAAGAGCCTAATCTCTGGCCCTGTCTCAATGAATGAGCCATCACCAGACTTTccttttttcttgaaaagaaatGTAAGTGTTAGAGGGTTGCAGTATAATCAGATTTTTAGCTTCCCTCCAACACTGGAACTAGGTAACAACTTTCTCACTGGAGCAATTTTGCCGGAATTTGGGAATCTGAAAAGGTTACATGTTTTGGATCTGAAAAGCAACAACTTATCTGGGACAATACCAAGTAGCCTGTCTGGTATGGCGAGCGTAGAGAATTTGGATCTATCCCACAACAATCTGATTGGCAGCATACCCTCCTCTTTAGTCCAATGCAGCTTTATGTCAAAGTTCAGTGTTGCTTATAACAAACTCTCAGGGGAAATTCCTACTGGAGGTCAGTTCCCAACATTTCCAACATCAAGCTTCGAGGGCAACCAAGGACTCTGCGGTGAACATGGTAGTACCTGTCGAAATGCCAGCCAAGTTCCTCGTGACTCGGTTGCCAAAGGAAAGAGGCGCAAAGGAACTGTCATTGGCATGGGTATTGGCATTGGTCTTGGAACGATTTTTCTTCTTGCCCTCATGTACTTGATTGTTGTACGGGCAAGCAGTCGAAAAGTAGTTGATCAGGAAAAGGAGCTGGATGCTTCTAACAGGGAACTGGAGGACTTGGGCTCAAGTCTGGTCATATTTTTCCATAACAAGGAGAACACTAAAGAGATGTGTCTTGATGACCTTTTGAAATGTACTGACAACTTTGATCAATCAAATATTGTTGGATGTGGAGGCTTCGGCTTGGTCTACAAGGCCATCCTTCGTGATGGTAGGAAAGTTGCCATCAAGCGGCTTTCAGGTGACTACGGGCAAATGGAGCGAGAATTCCAAGCCGAAGTTGAATCACTTTCAAGAGCTCAGCATCCGAATCTGGTTCATCTTCAAGGATATTGCAAGTACAGAACTGACCGGCTTCTAATTTATTCCTACATGGAGAATGGAAGTTTGGATTATTGGCTGCACGAGAAAGTTGACGGACCTGCTTTATTGGACTGGGATCTGAGGCTTCAAATTGCTCAAGGGGCTGCAAGAGGACTAGCGTACTTGCACCTAGCGTGCGAGCCTCATATCTTGCACCGAGATATAAAGTCTAGTAACATTCTTCTTGACGAAAATTTCGAAGCTCACTTAGCTGATTTCGGTCTTGCAAGGATTATTCGGCCCTACGACACTCATGTGACCACTGATGTTGTCGGAACATTAGGCTATATACCTCCTGAATATGGCCAAGCCTCCGTAGCTACCTATAAAGGGGACGTTTATAGCTTTGGTGTGGTTCTTTTGGAGCTTCTAACATGCAAAAGACCGATGGATCCGTGCAAGCCTAGAGCAAGCCGAGATTTAATCTCTTGGGTGATCCAAATGAAGAAACAGAAGAGGGAAACTGAAGTCTTTGATCCTCTGATATATGACAAGCAGCACGCAAAGGAAATGTTATTGGTTCTTGAAATCGCTTGCCTTTGTTTGCATGAATCTCCTAAAATAAGGCCTTCTTCGCAGCAGTTAGTTACTTGGCTCGACAACATAAACACACCACCTGATGTTCATGTGTTTTAG